In one window of Streptomyces sp. NBC_00193 DNA:
- a CDS encoding esterase family protein has translation MSHAPDGQQQPYRPAEPYGPAGTYGPAEPYRPEEPRRPSRVRRWVIAGASVLALAAVASLVMSHYEIPPFTDKGDSVSFGQLPPSGSAGGDTGGAAVTPPPNSKMSMPTGPAADFKNSMTLPDGTHVAVTTITGKKSGFKGKVWVWAPKEYNDPKFAKSGFPVMIALPGGAGYPNNYWMGTDLGLQTSISKWYSEGKSKPFILAMPVLNPGPDDKGVYWDGSDIPGQPKMGTWLTEDVPDLMRENFRTVKSRDGWAYMGSSTGGFASLKAVLKHPDKFKAAICSGPDIVPDSSLWTGHDKEKAENNPELLAKALIDKKGSPDVYLAFQVGTNESNKNTLPNVQKFIATYGKGPIHTELKVIQGGQHNAKTYVPNMGEGPIQFISKVMEGPVE, from the coding sequence ATGTCGCACGCACCCGACGGACAGCAGCAGCCGTACCGACCCGCGGAGCCGTACGGGCCCGCGGGAACGTACGGACCCGCGGAGCCGTACCGGCCCGAGGAGCCGCGCCGGCCGTCCCGGGTCCGGCGGTGGGTGATCGCGGGTGCCTCCGTCCTCGCGCTCGCGGCCGTCGCCTCGCTCGTGATGAGCCACTACGAGATACCGCCCTTCACCGACAAGGGCGACTCCGTCTCCTTCGGGCAGCTGCCGCCGTCCGGTTCAGCCGGGGGCGACACCGGTGGAGCGGCGGTCACCCCGCCGCCCAACTCGAAGATGTCGATGCCCACCGGACCGGCGGCCGACTTCAAGAACTCGATGACCCTGCCCGACGGCACGCACGTCGCCGTCACCACGATCACCGGCAAGAAGTCCGGCTTCAAGGGCAAGGTCTGGGTGTGGGCGCCCAAGGAGTACAACGACCCGAAGTTCGCCAAGAGCGGCTTCCCGGTCATGATCGCGCTGCCCGGCGGCGCCGGTTACCCGAACAACTACTGGATGGGCACCGACCTGGGTCTCCAGACCAGCATCAGCAAGTGGTACTCCGAAGGCAAGAGCAAGCCCTTCATCCTGGCCATGCCGGTGCTGAACCCGGGCCCGGACGACAAGGGCGTCTACTGGGACGGCTCCGACATCCCGGGCCAGCCCAAGATGGGCACCTGGCTGACCGAGGACGTCCCGGACCTGATGCGGGAGAACTTCCGCACGGTCAAGTCCCGTGACGGCTGGGCCTACATGGGCTCCTCCACCGGCGGCTTCGCCAGCCTGAAGGCCGTGCTGAAGCACCCGGACAAGTTCAAGGCCGCGATCTGCTCCGGCCCCGACATCGTCCCCGACTCCTCCCTGTGGACCGGCCACGACAAGGAGAAGGCGGAGAACAACCCCGAGCTGCTCGCCAAGGCGCTGATCGACAAGAAGGGCAGCCCGGACGTCTACCTGGCCTTCCAGGTCGGCACCAACGAGAGCAACAAGAACACCCTGCCGAACGTGCAGAAGTTCATCGCCACCTACGGCAAGGGGCCGATCCACACCGAGCTGAAGGTCATCCAGGGCGGCCAGCACAACGCCAAGACCTACGTGCCCAACATGGGCGAGGGGCCGATCCAGTTCATCAGCAAGGTCATGGAAGGACCCGTCGAGTAG
- a CDS encoding carboxylesterase/lipase family protein produces the protein MAAAASGTPDRGRPRPRVRTAFGVVEGRTGPGGIAVFRGIPYAAPPVGARRFAAPEPPEAWDGVRDAGAYGPTAPKVPYPEAFAALLPDPEVPGDDCLNLNVWTPAPVDRETRSAPLPVMVWIHGGALTRGSSAVPVYDGSAFARDGVVLVSVNYRLGVLGYGLFPDAPANRGLLDQIAALAWVRDNIEAFGGDPGRVTVFGESAGAISIGALLAAPRATGLFHQAVLQSGAPEVLPRDRVRTMVRRMAALLKVPATAEAFAGAALPDLLAAQAAVLRRSSPLLGGPAFGLVADPGTLPPDPLEAAAARGDVPLLLGWTAEEYRLWLAPTGTMRLLDRLGPLSVALGRIRSGKDRAAVRALRAERPGAGPADLLGHLLTDRLLRDPLRALAGAKGRSAPSFVYEFAWPSGIPGLGSCHALELGFVFDTLDVPEASRLAGPDAPQELAGEMHAAWVRFAVDGDPGWVPWNGDGPPKVFGGPVREGPEGAEPVRAGAVTTRRVLP, from the coding sequence ATGGCCGCAGCCGCGAGCGGGACCCCGGACCGGGGCCGGCCCCGCCCCCGGGTCCGGACCGCCTTCGGCGTGGTCGAGGGCAGGACCGGGCCGGGCGGCATCGCCGTCTTCCGGGGCATCCCCTACGCCGCCCCGCCCGTCGGAGCCCGCCGGTTCGCCGCGCCCGAGCCGCCCGAGGCCTGGGACGGCGTGCGCGACGCGGGGGCGTACGGCCCCACCGCGCCCAAGGTGCCCTACCCCGAGGCGTTCGCCGCGCTGCTGCCGGACCCCGAGGTCCCCGGTGACGACTGCCTGAACCTCAACGTGTGGACCCCCGCCCCCGTCGACCGGGAGACGCGGTCGGCCCCGCTGCCCGTCATGGTGTGGATCCACGGCGGCGCCCTCACCCGCGGCTCCTCGGCCGTGCCCGTCTACGACGGCTCCGCCTTCGCCCGCGACGGCGTGGTGCTCGTCTCCGTCAACTACCGCCTGGGCGTCCTCGGCTACGGCCTCTTCCCCGACGCCCCCGCCAACCGCGGGCTGCTCGACCAGATCGCCGCCCTGGCCTGGGTGCGGGACAACATCGAGGCCTTCGGCGGCGACCCCGGCCGGGTCACCGTCTTCGGCGAGTCCGCCGGCGCCATCAGCATCGGCGCCCTGCTCGCCGCACCCCGCGCCACGGGCCTCTTCCACCAGGCCGTCCTGCAGAGCGGCGCCCCCGAAGTGCTGCCGCGGGACCGGGTGCGCACCATGGTCCGGCGGATGGCCGCGCTGCTCAAGGTCCCCGCCACCGCCGAAGCCTTCGCCGGGGCCGCCCTGCCCGATCTGCTCGCGGCCCAGGCGGCCGTACTGCGCCGCTCCTCCCCGCTGCTCGGCGGCCCCGCCTTCGGCCTGGTCGCCGACCCCGGGACGCTGCCGCCCGATCCGCTCGAAGCCGCGGCCGCGCGGGGCGACGTACCGCTGCTGCTGGGCTGGACAGCCGAGGAGTACCGGCTCTGGCTGGCCCCGACCGGCACGATGCGGCTGCTGGACCGGCTGGGGCCGCTGTCCGTGGCCCTGGGCCGGATCCGCTCCGGCAAGGACCGGGCCGCCGTACGGGCCCTGCGCGCCGAGCGGCCCGGCGCGGGACCGGCCGACCTCCTCGGACACCTGCTCACCGACCGGCTGCTGCGCGATCCGCTGCGCGCGCTGGCGGGCGCGAAGGGGCGGAGCGCGCCGAGCTTCGTGTACGAGTTCGCGTGGCCCTCCGGGATCCCGGGCCTCGGGTCCTGCCACGCCCTGGAACTGGGCTTCGTCTTCGACACCCTCGACGTACCCGAGGCCTCCCGGCTGGCCGGGCCGGACGCCCCGCAGGAGCTGGCCGGGGAGATGCACGCGGCCTGGGTGCGCTTCGCCGTCGACGGGGACCCGGGCTGGGTGCCCTGGAACGGCGACGGCCCGCCGAAGGTGTTCGGCGGGCCAGTGCGTGAGGGGCCGGAGGGTGCGGAGCCGGTGCGCGCGGGCGCGGTGACTACTCGACGGGTCCTTCCATGA
- a CDS encoding chaplin yields MSRIAKAFVITAAAGSALAAGAGLAAADAGAHGAAVGSPGVLSGNLLQVPVHVPVNVCGNTVNVIGLLNPAFGNTCINASGHDGGHHTEGNYGG; encoded by the coding sequence ATGTCGCGTATCGCGAAGGCATTCGTCATCACCGCTGCCGCCGGTAGCGCCCTGGCCGCCGGCGCGGGTCTGGCTGCTGCCGATGCCGGAGCGCACGGTGCGGCGGTCGGCTCCCCCGGTGTCCTGTCGGGCAACCTGCTCCAGGTTCCGGTGCACGTCCCGGTCAACGTCTGCGGCAACACCGTCAACGTGATCGGCCTGCTGAACCCGGCGTTCGGCAACACCTGCATCAACGCTTCGGGCCACGACGGCGGCCACCACACCGAGGGCAACTACGGCGGCTGA
- a CDS encoding tyrosinase family protein — protein MYIRQNQKNLTSAQKKRFTAAVIELKRNGTYDAFVRTHDKYFVPDRDRKLRVGHMSPSFFPWHRRYLLEFERQLQAVDPGVTIPYWDWTTDNSPASSLWAEDFLGGTGRASDRQVMTGPFAYGTGNWTVTVGITEAAFLTRNLGRPQNPISLPTPAELQWAIDDPLYDSSPWDSTAGRGGFRNKLEGWAAPKSEKWRNHNKVHQWIGGHMTGGTAPNDPAFWLHHAFVDLLWDRWQQRHPASGYLPAAPLALGDLQRGRVIALDEPMPPWDVTPREMLGHQGIYRYE, from the coding sequence GTGTACATCCGGCAGAACCAGAAGAACCTGACCAGTGCGCAGAAGAAGCGCTTCACCGCGGCCGTGATCGAGCTCAAGCGCAACGGCACCTACGACGCGTTCGTCCGCACCCACGACAAGTACTTCGTCCCCGACCGGGACCGCAAGCTGCGCGTCGGGCACATGTCGCCGTCCTTCTTCCCCTGGCACCGGCGCTACCTGCTGGAGTTCGAACGGCAACTCCAGGCCGTCGACCCGGGCGTCACCATCCCCTACTGGGACTGGACCACCGACAACAGCCCGGCCTCCTCCCTGTGGGCGGAGGACTTCCTCGGCGGGACCGGCCGCGCGAGCGACCGCCAGGTGATGACCGGCCCGTTCGCCTACGGCACGGGCAACTGGACGGTCACGGTCGGCATCACGGAGGCCGCCTTCCTCACCCGCAACCTGGGCCGGCCGCAGAACCCGATCAGCCTGCCGACCCCGGCCGAGCTCCAATGGGCGATCGACGACCCGCTGTACGACAGCTCCCCCTGGGACTCGACGGCCGGGCGCGGCGGCTTCCGCAACAAGCTGGAGGGCTGGGCCGCCCCGAAGAGCGAGAAGTGGCGCAACCACAACAAGGTGCACCAGTGGATCGGCGGCCACATGACCGGCGGCACGGCCCCCAACGATCCGGCCTTCTGGCTGCACCACGCCTTCGTGGACCTGCTCTGGGACCGCTGGCAGCAGCGGCACCCGGCCTCCGGCTACCTGCCCGCCGCCCCGCTCGCACTCGGTGACCTCCAGCGCGGCCGGGTGATCGCCCTCGACGAGCCGATGCCGCCGTGGGACGTCACCCCGCGCGAGATGCTCGGCCACCAGGGGATCTACCGCTACGAGTGA
- a CDS encoding tyrosinase cofactor, translating to MYAALAAPLTRRAVLRTAFTAAVFAGTAAALAPVLRARRPRQTLTPAPLTPAGEETYRGRHIAVDPAGTSVRIDGRALHVMRRSDGTYLSGINHFQSYATPLELARAAVDELGTTQLAFAAAHHGGQE from the coding sequence ATGTACGCAGCACTCGCCGCACCACTCACCCGCCGCGCGGTCCTCCGTACGGCCTTCACCGCGGCCGTGTTCGCCGGCACGGCCGCGGCGCTGGCCCCCGTACTGAGGGCCCGCCGTCCCCGGCAGACGCTCACACCGGCCCCGCTGACCCCGGCGGGCGAGGAGACGTACCGCGGGCGGCACATCGCCGTCGACCCGGCGGGGACCTCCGTCCGCATCGACGGCCGCGCCCTGCACGTCATGCGCCGTTCCGACGGCACGTACCTGAGCGGGATCAACCACTTCCAGTCCTACGCGACCCCGCTGGAGCTGGCACGCGCAGCCGTGGACGAACTGGGCACCACACAATTGGCGTTCGCCGCCGCGCACCACGGGGGACAGGAGTAG
- a CDS encoding GNAT family N-acetyltransferase: MNPSLTRIDDAAALTAHREELAALLLAVVRGGSSIGFLADLDHREAAAWWDSLRPAVEEGSLALWVSRGPDGRVDGTVSWSRETKPNGRHRAEVRKLMVHPGARGRGTGRALLAEAEAAAARAGVLLLFLDTESGSAAERVYRAAGWTEAGSIPDYATDPAGRLVATTLYYKHTEQE, encoded by the coding sequence ATGAACCCCTCCCTCACCCGGATAGACGACGCCGCCGCCCTGACCGCACACCGCGAGGAGCTCGCCGCCCTGCTCCTCGCCGTCGTGCGCGGCGGCTCCTCCATCGGCTTCCTCGCCGACCTCGACCACCGGGAGGCCGCCGCCTGGTGGGACTCCCTGCGCCCCGCCGTCGAGGAGGGTTCGCTCGCCCTGTGGGTGTCCCGGGGGCCGGACGGCCGGGTCGACGGCACGGTCAGCTGGAGCCGGGAAACCAAGCCCAACGGCCGTCACCGCGCCGAGGTCCGCAAGCTCATGGTCCACCCCGGGGCCCGCGGCCGCGGCACCGGCCGCGCGCTGCTTGCCGAAGCCGAGGCCGCCGCGGCCCGCGCCGGGGTGCTGCTGCTGTTCCTCGACACCGAGAGCGGCAGTGCGGCCGAGCGGGTGTACCGCGCCGCCGGGTGGACCGAGGCCGGTTCCATCCCCGACTACGCCACCGACCCGGCCGGCCGCCTCGTGGCGACCACCCTCTACTACAAACACACCGAACAGGAGTAG
- a CDS encoding trimeric intracellular cation channel family protein: protein MLHALYLLGIAAFAASGVLAAHRANMDPFGGLVLAFAASISGGTLRDLILGRHPLYWTHDWVLLVLIGSVAVATMLYLRRRELPHRALMVVDAVGLAVVTVIGARAAIDAHVTPVAVLILAVLTGVTGEVVRDVLCGEFPPLLLREEVYATAALAGALSYLGLHWAGVPDTGNIVVSAGLVFALRMTAIFRDLHLPRLQRTTA, encoded by the coding sequence ATGCTGCACGCCCTCTACCTCCTCGGCATCGCCGCCTTCGCCGCCTCCGGCGTCCTGGCCGCCCACCGGGCCAACATGGACCCCTTCGGCGGGCTCGTGCTGGCCTTCGCGGCCAGCATCTCCGGCGGGACCCTGCGCGACCTCATCCTCGGCCGGCACCCGCTCTACTGGACCCACGACTGGGTGCTGCTCGTCCTCATCGGGTCCGTCGCCGTCGCCACCATGCTCTACCTGCGCCGCCGCGAGCTCCCGCACCGCGCGCTCATGGTCGTCGACGCCGTCGGCCTCGCCGTGGTCACCGTGATCGGCGCCCGCGCCGCCATCGACGCGCACGTCACCCCCGTCGCCGTGCTCATCCTGGCCGTCCTGACGGGCGTCACCGGCGAGGTCGTCCGCGACGTGCTCTGCGGGGAGTTCCCGCCGCTGCTCCTGCGCGAAGAGGTGTACGCGACCGCCGCCCTCGCCGGGGCGCTCTCCTACCTCGGCCTGCACTGGGCCGGCGTCCCGGACACCGGCAACATCGTCGTGTCGGCCGGCCTCGTCTTCGCCCTGCGCATGACCGCGATCTTCCGCGATCTGCACCTGCCCCGGCTCCAGCGCACCACCGCCTGA
- a CDS encoding sigma-70 family RNA polymerase sigma factor — translation MTGEEGARRIPESLTEEQAGRMLAEMNEVIRAGEEMRKLRTEMIKVFTGLGWTQDKIAQLTAMSQPAVSKQVAKYKAEDPLPPIGLSLDQGDAPWLEGRLWGLAEEIAEAYPDTARCARHVDAIARGKKRFTPRDVDELRRLVEEDLRLHREDLPGGYREAYDAISRGLDVPSVATADTPASVRRTLAHRIQRDRLGDGA, via the coding sequence ATGACAGGTGAAGAGGGTGCGCGCCGGATCCCCGAGTCGCTGACGGAGGAGCAGGCCGGGCGGATGCTGGCGGAGATGAACGAGGTCATCCGCGCGGGCGAGGAGATGCGCAAGCTGCGCACCGAGATGATCAAGGTGTTCACCGGTCTCGGCTGGACGCAGGACAAGATCGCCCAGCTCACCGCCATGAGTCAGCCCGCCGTGTCCAAGCAGGTGGCGAAGTACAAGGCGGAGGACCCGCTCCCGCCGATCGGGCTCTCCCTCGACCAGGGCGACGCGCCGTGGCTCGAAGGGCGCCTGTGGGGCCTGGCCGAGGAGATCGCCGAGGCGTACCCGGACACCGCGCGCTGCGCCCGCCACGTCGATGCCATCGCCCGCGGGAAGAAGCGCTTCACGCCCCGGGACGTGGACGAACTGCGACGCCTCGTCGAGGAGGACCTGAGGCTGCACCGCGAGGACCTGCCAGGCGGCTACCGGGAGGCCTACGACGCGATCAGCCGCGGCCTCGACGTCCCCTCGGTGGCCACCGCGGACACCCCGGCCTCCGTGCGCCGCACCCTCGCGCACCGGATCCAGCGCGACCGGCTCGGCGACGGCGCCTGA
- a CDS encoding alpha/beta fold hydrolase, producing MPTFCAPDGTRLAYRTIGDGDPLLCIPGGPADARYLGDLGGLSRHRRLILLDPRGTGRSAVPEDTASYRCDRLVEDVEALRAHLGLARPDLLGHSAGANVAMGYAARYPRSIGKLALIGPGTRAVGIEITGATRLELARLRKDEPWFPAAFAALEAVSAGTGSDWDAVTPFFCGRWDDAAREHHAASLPVNREAVAHFGADGAFAPEATRAALAAFGAPVLLLTGEFDLNSPPRSTAELAALFPDATLSVQAGAGHYPWVDDAGRFAAAVSAFLG from the coding sequence ATGCCCACCTTCTGCGCACCCGATGGAACCCGGCTCGCCTACCGCACGATCGGCGACGGCGACCCGCTCCTCTGCATCCCCGGAGGCCCTGCGGACGCCCGTTACCTCGGAGACCTCGGCGGCCTGTCCCGCCACCGCCGGCTGATCCTGCTCGATCCGCGCGGCACCGGCCGGTCGGCGGTTCCCGAGGACACCGCCTCCTACCGCTGCGACCGGCTCGTCGAGGACGTGGAGGCGCTGCGCGCACACCTCGGGCTCGCCCGGCCGGACCTGCTCGGCCACTCCGCCGGGGCGAACGTCGCGATGGGGTACGCGGCCCGGTACCCCCGCAGCATCGGCAAGCTCGCCCTGATCGGCCCGGGCACCCGGGCCGTCGGGATCGAGATCACCGGCGCGACGCGGCTCGAACTGGCGCGGCTGCGCAAGGACGAGCCGTGGTTCCCGGCGGCGTTCGCCGCCCTGGAGGCCGTCTCCGCGGGAACGGGCAGCGACTGGGACGCCGTCACCCCCTTCTTCTGCGGCCGGTGGGACGACGCGGCGCGCGAGCACCACGCCGCCAGCCTGCCGGTCAACCGGGAGGCCGTCGCCCACTTCGGCGCCGACGGCGCCTTCGCCCCGGAGGCCACCCGGGCGGCCCTCGCGGCCTTCGGGGCACCCGTCCTGCTGCTCACCGGGGAGTTCGACCTGAACAGTCCCCCTCGGTCGACGGCCGAGCTCGCGGCACTGTTCCCCGACGCCACGCTCTCGGTGCAGGCCGGAGCCGGCCATTACCCCTGGGTCGACGATGCCGGACGGTTCGCGGCGGCCGTCTCGGCGTTCCTGGGGTGA
- a CDS encoding acyl-CoA dehydrogenase family protein: MSSPAAAPLDLLYSETEEELRTAVRSLLAARCDSAAVLARIEGAEPHDPELWRVLAAGIGAAGLLVPEKLGGQGAGHREAAVVLEELGRAAAPAPYLTSSVLATEILLGCESAESADLLRELAAGRRICVPALPLTLAPGAPLPAPVRDSGAGSLSGSVGSVADAVCADVLLVLADTGLYAVPADAAGVSRTPLVALDLTRPLATVHLDGAAGTRLADPATARAAIAGALLSGAGLLASEQLGIAEWCLTETVAYLRTRHQFNRPLGSFQAIKHRLARLWLDVASARAAARAAADALATGAADAPLTVAVAQAYCSGVAVRAAEECVQLHGGIGMTWEHPAHLYLKRAKADSLALGTAGHHRGLVADFAELAAP, encoded by the coding sequence ATGAGCTCTCCCGCCGCGGCTCCGCTGGACCTGCTGTACTCCGAGACCGAGGAGGAACTCCGCACGGCGGTACGCTCCCTGCTCGCCGCCCGCTGCGACTCCGCGGCCGTCCTCGCCCGGATCGAGGGGGCCGAGCCCCACGACCCGGAACTGTGGCGGGTGCTCGCCGCCGGGATCGGCGCGGCGGGACTCCTCGTACCGGAGAAGCTGGGCGGGCAGGGCGCGGGCCACCGGGAGGCGGCCGTGGTCCTGGAGGAGCTCGGCCGGGCCGCGGCGCCGGCCCCGTACCTCACGAGCTCGGTCCTGGCCACGGAGATCCTGCTCGGCTGCGAGAGCGCGGAGTCCGCCGACCTCCTGCGGGAACTCGCGGCGGGCCGCCGGATCTGCGTGCCCGCGCTGCCCCTGACCCTGGCCCCGGGCGCGCCCCTGCCGGCACCGGTACGGGACTCCGGCGCGGGCTCGCTGAGCGGGAGCGTCGGCTCCGTCGCCGACGCCGTCTGCGCGGACGTGCTGCTGGTCCTCGCCGACACCGGGCTGTACGCCGTACCGGCCGACGCGGCGGGGGTCTCGCGGACCCCGCTGGTGGCGCTGGACCTGACCCGCCCCCTGGCCACCGTCCACCTCGACGGAGCCGCCGGAACCCGGCTCGCCGACCCGGCCACCGCCCGCGCGGCCATCGCCGGGGCCCTGCTCTCGGGGGCCGGGCTGCTCGCTTCGGAACAGCTCGGGATCGCCGAGTGGTGCCTGACGGAGACGGTGGCGTACCTGCGCACCCGCCACCAGTTCAACCGCCCCCTCGGCTCCTTCCAGGCCATCAAGCACCGCCTCGCCCGGCTCTGGCTGGACGTGGCCTCCGCCCGCGCGGCGGCCCGTGCCGCGGCCGACGCCCTCGCGACCGGCGCCGCCGACGCGCCGCTCACGGTGGCGGTGGCCCAGGCCTACTGCTCGGGCGTGGCCGTCCGGGCGGCCGAGGAGTGCGTGCAGCTCCACGGCGGCATCGGCATGACCTGGGAGCACCCGGCGCACCTGTACCTCAAGCGGGCCAAGGCCGACTCCCTGGCCCTGGGCACGGCCGGCCACCACCGGGGCCTGGTCGCGGACTTCGCGGAGCTTGCGGCCCCGTAG
- a CDS encoding acyl-CoA dehydrogenase family protein has product MTAAAPTADRLLARVRELLAAHPPATTGRAAFLSARFDAGLAWVHYPEGLGGLGAPRSLQAVVDAELEAAGAPDNDPRRIGIGLGMAAPTILAYGTEEQKRRFLRPLWLGEEVWCQLFSEPGAGSDLAALGTRAVRDGEDDGDWVVDGQKVWTSSAHTARWAILIARTDPALPKHQGITYFLCDMTAPGVEVRPLRQITGEAEFNEVFLTGVRIPDAHRLGEVGQGWAVARTTLMNERVSIGGMRIPREGGMIAPVAAAWRERPELRTPDLHQRLLELWVEAEVARLTGERLRQQLAQGQPGPEGSGMKLTFARLNQEISGLEVELLGEEGLLYEDWTLRRPEIVDFTGRDAGYRYLRAKGNSIEGGTSEILLNIVAERVLGLPAEPRDDKDLAWKDLAR; this is encoded by the coding sequence ATGACGGCCGCCGCGCCCACCGCCGACCGGCTGCTCGCCCGCGTACGGGAACTGCTCGCCGCGCACCCGCCCGCCACCACCGGCCGCGCGGCGTTCCTGAGTGCCCGCTTCGACGCCGGACTCGCCTGGGTGCACTACCCCGAAGGCCTCGGCGGCCTCGGTGCGCCCCGCTCCCTGCAGGCCGTCGTGGACGCCGAGCTGGAGGCGGCCGGAGCACCCGACAACGACCCGCGCCGGATCGGCATCGGCCTCGGCATGGCCGCGCCCACGATCCTCGCGTACGGCACCGAGGAGCAGAAGCGGCGCTTCCTGCGCCCGCTGTGGCTCGGCGAGGAAGTCTGGTGCCAGCTCTTCAGCGAGCCCGGTGCCGGCTCCGACCTGGCCGCCCTCGGCACCCGCGCGGTACGCGACGGCGAGGACGACGGGGACTGGGTGGTGGACGGCCAGAAGGTGTGGACCTCCAGCGCCCACACCGCCCGCTGGGCCATCCTGATCGCCCGCACCGACCCGGCGCTGCCCAAGCACCAGGGCATCACCTACTTCCTGTGCGATATGACCGCGCCCGGCGTCGAGGTGCGTCCGCTGCGCCAGATCACCGGCGAGGCCGAGTTCAACGAGGTCTTCCTGACCGGCGTCCGGATCCCCGACGCCCACCGCCTCGGCGAGGTCGGCCAGGGCTGGGCGGTGGCCCGCACCACCCTGATGAACGAACGCGTCTCCATCGGCGGCATGCGGATCCCGCGCGAGGGCGGCATGATCGCCCCGGTCGCCGCCGCCTGGCGCGAGCGGCCGGAGCTGCGGACGCCCGACCTGCACCAGCGGCTGCTGGAATTGTGGGTCGAGGCCGAGGTCGCCCGGCTGACCGGAGAGCGGCTGCGCCAGCAGCTCGCCCAGGGCCAGCCCGGGCCCGAGGGCTCGGGCATGAAGCTGACCTTCGCCCGCCTCAACCAGGAGATCAGCGGGCTGGAGGTGGAACTCCTCGGAGAAGAGGGCCTGTTGTACGAGGACTGGACCCTTCGCCGCCCCGAGATCGTCGATTTCACCGGCCGCGACGCCGGCTACCGCTACCTGCGCGCCAAGGGCAACAGCATCGAGGGCGGCACCAGCGAAATCCTCCTCAACATCGTCGCCGAACGCGTCCTCGGCCTGCCCGCCGAGCCGCGCGACGACAAGGACCTCGCCTGGAAGGACCTGGCCCGATGA
- a CDS encoding NADPH:quinone oxidoreductase family protein, translated as MQAWRVHTPGEPREAMRLEEVPEPVPGEGEVRLKVLAANVNFPDALLVRGQYQIRPPLPFTPGVEICGETDDGRRVIANPSLPHGGFAEYVTAPARALLPAPDTLDDAEAAALHIGYQTGWFGLHRRAGIRAGETLLVHAAAGGVGSAAVQLGKAAGATVIGVVGGKAKVRAAEELGCDLVIDRTSEELVARVKEFTGGRGADVVYDPVGGEAYTASAKCVAFEGRIVVVGFASGTIPTPALNHALVKNYAILGLHWGLYAAKDPAAIAACHAELTRLAADGSIKPLVSERVPLAGAADAVQRLADGTTTGRLVVVPALDATLPASPAGGSR; from the coding sequence ATGCAGGCATGGCGAGTACACACCCCCGGCGAGCCCCGCGAGGCCATGCGCCTCGAAGAGGTTCCCGAACCGGTGCCCGGCGAGGGCGAGGTGAGGCTCAAGGTGCTCGCCGCCAACGTCAACTTCCCCGACGCGCTGCTCGTGCGCGGCCAGTACCAGATCCGCCCGCCGCTCCCCTTCACCCCCGGCGTCGAGATCTGCGGCGAGACCGACGACGGCCGCCGCGTCATCGCCAACCCGAGCCTGCCGCACGGCGGTTTCGCCGAGTACGTCACCGCCCCCGCGCGCGCCCTGCTCCCCGCCCCGGACACCCTCGACGACGCCGAGGCGGCCGCCCTGCACATCGGCTACCAGACGGGCTGGTTCGGCCTGCACCGGCGGGCCGGGATCCGGGCCGGCGAGACCCTCCTCGTGCACGCCGCCGCCGGCGGGGTCGGCAGCGCCGCCGTCCAGCTCGGCAAGGCCGCCGGAGCCACCGTCATCGGGGTCGTCGGCGGCAAGGCCAAGGTGCGCGCCGCCGAGGAGCTCGGCTGCGATCTCGTCATCGACCGCACCAGCGAGGAACTGGTCGCCCGGGTCAAGGAGTTCACCGGCGGACGCGGGGCCGACGTGGTCTACGACCCGGTCGGCGGCGAGGCCTACACCGCCTCGGCCAAGTGCGTGGCCTTCGAAGGCCGGATCGTCGTGGTCGGCTTCGCGAGCGGCACCATCCCCACCCCCGCGCTGAACCACGCCCTCGTCAAGAACTACGCGATCCTCGGCCTCCACTGGGGCCTGTACGCCGCCAAGGACCCGGCCGCGATCGCCGCCTGCCACGCCGAGCTCACCCGGCTCGCCGCCGACGGCTCCATCAAACCGCTGGTCAGCGAGCGGGTACCGCTCGCCGGAGCCGCGGACGCCGTGCAACGCCTCGCCGACGGGACCACCACCGGCCGGCTGGTCGTCGTACCGGCCCTGGACGCCACGCTGCCCGCCTCCCCCGCAGGGGGCTCCCGATGA